A part of Rhinolophus ferrumequinum isolate MPI-CBG mRhiFer1 chromosome 11, mRhiFer1_v1.p, whole genome shotgun sequence genomic DNA contains:
- the LOC117031112 gene encoding olfactory receptor 2AT4, whose product MEATTCNGSVDGSPVFYLVGIPSLPESLFLLVFFIFLLFYLLILVGNTLILVAVVAEPSLHKPMYFFLTNLSALDILFTTTTVPKMLSLFLLGDRFLSFPACLLQMYLFQSFTCSEAFILVVMAYDRYVAICRPLHYPVHMTPQTNAALAAGAWLTALLLPIPAAVQISQMAYNNINHIYHCFCDHLALVQASCSDPTPQTLMGFCIAMVVSFLPLLLVLLSYARILASVLRISSREGRSKAFSTCSSHLLVVGTYYSSIAIAYVAYRAELPPDFHIMGNVAYAILTPILNPLIYTLRNKDVKAAITKIACLKSSSGIGALGL is encoded by the coding sequence ATGGAGGCCACAACCTGTAATGGATCAGTAGATGGCTCACCGGTCTTCTATCTGGTGGGCATCCCCTCTCTGCCAGAGTCCCTCTTTCTccttgtgttttttattttcctcctcttctatctTCTCATCCTGGTGGGCAACACCCTCATCCTGGTGGCTGTGGTGGCAGAGCCCAGCCTCCACAAGCCCATGTACTTCTTTCTCACCAACCTCTCTGCTCTGGACATCCTCTTTACCACGACCACTGTCCCCAAGATGCTGTCCCTATTCCTGCTTGGGGACCgcttcctcagtttccctgcctgcCTATTGCAGATGTATCTCTTCCAAAGCTTCACATGCTCTGAAGCCTTCATCCTGGTGgtcatggcctatgaccgctatgtGGCTATCTGCCGCCCCCTGCACTACCCTGTCCACATGACCCCACAGACCAACGCTGCACTGGCAGCCGGTGCCTGGCTCACCGCCCTCCTCCTGCCAATCCCAGCAGCGGTGCAGATCTCCCAGATGGCATATAACAACATTAATCACATCTACCATTGCTTCTGTGATCATCTGGCTCTTGTTCAGGCCTCCTGCTCTGACCCCACGCCCCAGACCCTCATGGGCTTCTGCATCGCCATGGTGGTgtccttcctgccccttctcctggTGCTTCTCTCCTATGCCCGCATCCTGGCCTCGGTGCTTCGCATCAGCTCCCGAGAAGGCCGCTCAAAAGCCTTCTCCACCTGCAGCTCCCACCTCCTGGTGGTTGGCACCTACTACTCATCCATTGCCATAGCCTACGTGGCCTATAGAGCTGAACTGCCCCCTGACTTCCACATCATGGGTAATGTAGCGTATGCTATTCTCACACCAATCCTCAACCCTCTCATTTACACTCTGAGAAACAAGGATGTCAAAGCAGCCATTACCAAAATCGCATGTCTCAAGAGCTCATCTGGGATAGGAGCCCTTGGCCTTTAG
- the LOC117031219 gene encoding olfactory receptor 2AT4-like, whose product MEATTCNGSVDGSPVFYLVGIPSLPESLFLLVFFIFLLFYLLILMGNTLILVAVVAEPSLHKPMYFFLTNLSALDILFTTTTVPKMLSLFLLGDHFLSFPACFLQMYLFQTFTCSEAFILVVMAYDRYVAICRPLHYPVHMTPQTNAALAAGAWLAAFLLPIPPAVQTSQMAYNNINHIYHCFCDHLVLVKASCSDPTPQTLMGFCIAMVVSFLPLLLVLLSYARILASVLRINSREGRSKAFSTCSSHLLVVGTYYSSIAIAYVAYRAELPPDFHIMGNVAYAILTPILNPLIYTLRNKDVKAAITKIACLRSSSGIGALGL is encoded by the coding sequence ATGGAGGCCACAACCTGTAATGGATCAGTAGATGGCTCACCGGTCTTCTATCTGGTGGGCATCCCCTCTCTGCCAGAGTCCCTCTTTCTccttgtgttttttattttcctcctcttctatctTCTCATCCTTATGGGCAACACCCTCATCCTGGTGGCTGTGGTGGCAGAGCCCAGCCTCCACAAGCCCATGTACTTCTTTCTCACCAACCTCTCTGCTCTGGACATCCTCTTTACCACGACCACTGTCCCCAAGATGCTGTCCCTATTCCTGCTTGGGGACCacttcctcagtttccctgcctgcTTCCTGCAGATGTACCTCTTCCAAACCTTCACATGCTCTGAAGCCTTCATCCTGGTGgtcatggcctatgaccgctatgtGGCTATCTGCCGCCCCCTGCACTACCCTGTCCACATGACCCCACAGACCAACGCTGCACTGGCAGCCGGTGCCTGGCTGGCTGCCTTCCTCCTGCCCATCCCACCAGCGGTGCAGACCTCCCAGATGGCATATAACAACATTAATCACATCTACCATTGCTTCTGTGACCATCTGGTTCTTGTTAAGGCCTCCTGCTCTGACCCCACGCCCCAGACCCTCATGGGCTTCTGCATCGCCATGGTGGTgtccttcctgccccttctcctggTGCTTCTCTCCTATGCCCGCATCCTGGCCTCGGTGCTTCGCATCAACTCCCGAGAAGGCCGCTCAAAAGCCTTCTCCACCTGCAGCTCCCACCTCCTGGTGGTTGGCACCTACTACTCATCCATTGCCATAGCCTACGTGGCCTATAGAGCTGAACTGCCCCCTGACTTCCACATCATGGGTAATGTAGCGTATGCTATTCTCACACCAATCCTCAACCCTCTCATTTACACTCTGAGAAACAAGGATGTCAAAGCAGCCATTACCAAAATCGCATGTCTCAGGAGCTCATCTGGGATAGGAGCCCTTGGCCTTTAG